TGAACgcttggccttttgcctttacTGCTTAAAGGGCTCTTTGTTGTTGGGCTTTTATTTTTTGGGCTTTGAATTAATATCTCTTCCATAACCTCCTGGGCCTGCTCAATTTCAGCTTCTCCCGTGTCCAGCACTGCAAACCTAGTATTGTAGCTGTTGGCATTTACCTTGGGAGTCGGTGTGGTGGTCTTCCCAATGACTCCAATGAGCCCTTCTCCTCTAGACGTTTCCATTCCTCTGTTGTTGCTTTGTCTGCCACGACGTGAGACTTTCTGATGTGACTTCTCTGACAGTCACTGTCTTCCTTCCGTTACTGTTCATCGTCGCACCTTCTTCCTCGTTCGCCGGCGGCAGTCCCTGTTTCTCGCTCTGAGATGGAATGATCAACGGGCACACCTCTTCTTTGTGTCCATATGCCCCACAGTGAAAGCAGATTAAGTGTAACCCCTCATATTCAATTCGCCTAACTTTCTTTCTTAGAATGAACTTTGCAAGTAGAGGTTTCGTGATATCCACCTCAACACACATTCTTGCAAATTTTCCTCTAGAAACTAGGTTCGTAGCTTCATCAGTTCTGATTGGTCTTCCAATCTTTTTCCCAATCTTTTCCAGGAATCCGTTGTTGTAGTACTCTATTGGTAGTGAGGGAAACCTTACCCAGACTAAAACCTTCTCTGTAACCTCCCGGGCTGCGTCGAAATTGGGAGTCCATTCTTTCACCATGAGGTAATGGTCCATGACCATCCAAGGTCCACCGTATTTTACACGTTCGTAGTCATCCACCGAACCAAATTTAACGACAAAGTAGTCGTTATCCAATGCCACAAGTTCCATTCTGCTTTTTGGTTTCCAAATCGCCTTGATTCTGTTGTGGAGGTAGTTGTAGCCCACTTTTCTTCCCAAGACTTTGATAATCAGAGACTGCTTCCATGGGCGTCTTAGGTTTCGTTTCTCCTCCTTGGATAATCTGATGATAGGACATCCGGGTTCCTCCTTCTCTCCTTCCGTCTCTTCGTCATCCGAAACTTCGTCGTCACCATTCTTGTTAGCTGTGGAGCCAGCCAGTATCTCACTATAGGAGACCTTTGGTGCTGTCTCCATTTCCCTTTGTTGGGTTTCGGTGGAAGATTCGATTCCCTCCATACCGTCACTCAAGACTTGGGTGACACTCTGTTGATCTTGCAATGTCTTTGTCTTCTTCTTACTTCTTGCAAGGAGATCGTCTTCTTCGAGCGACATTAACAGGCAGAGATCAGTGAAAACCTCGTATATTTGCGATCTGCTCTAGAGTGAGAACGGAGAAAACGGCACGGCAGCTATTTTAATCGATACAGAGTCTTTACTTTTTACTTTCGCTACGGCTTATGACATAAGAAGTCAGGTCGGAATGATATTACAACAGTAAATAATAAAGATAGAATGATTCAATAAGGCAGAAGAGATAGTAGAAAGAAAGCAAATTCACTTGAGATTGATTTGTAGCTgtataaagcaaaaaaaatgCAACAAGCTACATAAACTGGTTTTTCATCTCAGTGCAAAACAAAGCCCCAAGGggcaataaatttatttatttttgaggaaaCTCTACCCATCCCTCCTAATCCGATCTGGTCTTACCCCAGACACTACACAACTCAAATGTAAATGTAAGCAAAACACAAAGCGTAGGAACAAAGGAGGGAGCAGCCAGCTCAAGCTTCGTCCAGGGCAAGAACTCCAGGAAGCACTTTCCCCTCTAGAAGCTCCAGGCTAGCACCACCTCCAGTTGAGATATGGCTCATCTTCTCTGCAAGCCCAACCTTCTCAACAGCCGCAACAGAGTCACCACCTCCAATGATTGTAGTCACTCCCTTTTCACTAAGCTCTGCCAATTTCTTTGCAATGGCCTGGGAAGTCGGAAAGTAAAATAATCAAAGATCAGCTTAGCTAGCGGCACGTACAGTGTGAGTCCCATACTTTatcatcataattcataattaatatACCTCTGTTCCAGCAGCAAACTTGTCAAACTCAAACACACCCATAGGTCCATTCCAAATGATGGTTTTGGTGGTATCCAAAGCCTCACCGAATGACTTGATTGTGTCTGGTCCAACATCTAAACCCATCCAGCCATCAGGAATTTCTGAGGCTTTAACCACCTGAAAATTCCAACAATGCCAGCAAGAGTTCATTTTCCAAGCATTTAAACTTGTTAAAACTACagtaatatacatacatacatatgtgtgCACATTTTCTACAAACCATTAAGGCACCAAACCTGAAaccaatattattaaaataagagaattaggaGAGTGAAACCTTGCTGTTAGCATCAGCGGCAAACTTGTCTGCAACTACCACATCAGTAGGAAGCAACAATGACACTCCCTTAGTCTTGGCCTTCTCAATGAGGGATGTGGCTAACCCGAGCTTGTCCTCCTCCAGGAGCGAGGATCCAACCTGGTATCCTTGAGCCTTGTAGAAAGTAAAGATCATACCTCCACCAAGCAATAGCAAGTCAACCTTTTCCAACAGTGACTCGATCACAGCAATTTTAGTGGACACCTTTGAACCACCAACAATTGCAGCAAATGGCTTCTTAGGGTTTGACACAGCCCCAACTAAATAGTCAAGCTCCTGAGGTAGCAAAAGATGTATGGAAGTGAGCAATTATGGACAATTTTTGCAAGACAGTAGCCTCTAAAATTTCCAAAATAGCCATTCAAATACCTTCTGCATAAGGAACCCGGCTACAGCAGGCTTCAAGTACTTAGCAACTCCCTCAGTGGAGGCATGAGCTCTATGGGCAGTTCCAAATGCATCATTAACATACAAGTCTGCTAGGGATGCAAGCTTCTTTGCAAATTCAGGATCATTCTTCTCTTCCTCTTTATAGAATCTCACATTCTCCAGCAGCAAAACACCACCATCTGGAAGTTCAGCAACCATTTTCACCACTTCTTCACCAATGCAATCATTAGCCATCTTGACCTATCAAAAAGCAAAAAATTtggattaattttttaaaagtattattttgaaaaatcaatgaGGGTCAATGGCATCAAGGGAAACACCAAACAAACCTCAATTCCAAGAAGTTCAGAAAGTCTAGGTACAAGGGGCTTCAAGCTGTACTTGGGTGTGACTCCTTTTGGACGTCCCTAAAACCAATAACTCAAGCAATCAGAGAATACACAGAAAACTCAGAATAAAATGTCGGCCATCTAGAAATGCAGTGACATAGAGCAAGCTATAGAGAGTTTATATATGCTTGTTTGAATTCGATGAGCCTTGGAAGTTATTGGCTTCATCTTTAAGAGATTTTGTAGGCCTTCCTGAAGTGAAATCAACGACTATCAATAGTTTTAAAAGCACGTagagttttttgttttaaagaaaatagTCTCAAAGATGTAGAGGAAAATAATCTCTACATTGGGAGCTGAAATTTATGAGCCAAGAATATCAACATAGGATGGAAATATACAAAACGggcttaatatacataaataaaatcGAAATAAAACAACTCGTTactcaaacatttatatttatttaaaaaaaaaaaaaaacctagacaTTGTAGCTGCACATACTGCAGAAATCTAAGATCTAAGGTCAAATGAAACAAATCATTAACGAAACAATATGCTTCAGAAAGATAGAGTGAAAGTGAAGTGGCGCTTACGAGATGTGAAGAAAGGATGACACGAGCACCGTGTTGAACGAGGTACTTGATAGTGGGGACCGCGGCGCGGACTCTGGTGTCATCGGTGATTTTCAAGTTTTCGTCCAACGGAACGTTGAGATCCACCCTAACGAAAATTCTCTTTCCCTTCAGATCCGCCTCCTTCAGGGATCCAACACTCTTCTTCGTGGCCATTGTTTCAAAGCAAACACCTTCACACCAAAGTACCActcaagtaaataaaataacacacatatacatatgcaAACACactaaaaagagagagagacggAGGATCGGATCGGATCGGATCGGAGGAGAttactcacaagtcacaacaacGCACGCTTAGGTCAGAGACGTTATCGGAAATGTCAAGGTTATTATGATCGATACAGAGGGGAAATGAGTAGGTTTaggaaattatatataaacaaaaaagtCCAAATATGAAAGGCGTAGGTAGCGAGCGAGCGAAGTATTCGTATTTCGTGGACACAAACAAGTGGCTTTCGTTTCTTTCCCGAATACGATGGGCTTATGTTTAACCAGCCCGTAGTAGTGGCACGGAGTTTTCTAGAATCGAACCAAAAGCATATTCCATTCTGGAATCCACTCTACTCTATGTGCGCCCCCAACGTCATCCGCTTCCATTTCTCCTCCttgtaaatcaatttttttttcacaagcACCGTGTTCAATTTGCACCAGTATCGAGCCACGGTAGCTTAgctttattatgtttttagtaatatgatatttttagaattttcgATATATTTAATGTGCAGTAATAAATTATGGGTGATGATTAAATAGATTTAGAGACGAAAAACAGAAAGGAGGCAAGAGGAGATGACAACAAGTTTGAAAGAATTAAACTACCAAATTGaggtacaatattttttttatatatatcccAATACACAAACTGAAAACTGTTTCGGCTCATCGGATCGGGGGTTGTTATTTCGAACAGAACTGAAGTACTGAACACACACTGACTGACAgacaaaaaacaaaatgcaaAAAAGGGTGGGTGTGTATTTAAGGTAAGGTAAGGTAAGGTAATACTTAGTTAACAAGAGCTACAAAAGAAGGGGAAGGGGAAGTTGGAAGGATTGTCTCTCATGCGGCAACAGGGACAGCCTCGTCAAGAGCAATAACGCCCGGGAGCTCCTTTCCTTCCAACAGCTCCAAACTAGCACCACCTCCGGTTGAAATGTGGCTCATCACGCTAGCAACTCCAACTTTCTCTACTGCTGCAACTGAGTCTCCACCTCCGATAATGGTGGTCACTCCTTTCCCACTCAGTTCAGCAAGTTTCTTTGCTACTGCCTgcaacacaacaacaacaaaagctTAGCTTTTATGTGTTCTGTTAGTTCAAACACCCTAAACCCTCATCTTAAATACCAAAATCTTGGCTTCAGGAGGGAGGGGGCATTCATGGCATCATCTAAACCAAATTTGCAGCCAGCACCAATACCATTTTGGTTCAGCATCTAACTATTCCCAAATCCACTTGTGTCACATTATGCACTAATGAACAAAACTGTACAACCTCCTTGTGGGAGGGATTCACTACAATAATAATATGCTCGCTCTTACCTCTGTGCCTACTGCAAATTTGTCAAATTCAAACACTCCCATTGGTCCATTCCAAATCACAGTTTTTGTTGTCTCCAACGCATCATTGAAAGTCTTGACAGAGTCCGGTCCAATGTCCAATCCCATCCAACCGTCTGGGATAGCAGATGCTGGAACAACCTGCAGtaagtaatattttattagtaataagaaaaattgagaacaacaacaacactacTACTTCCAATTCCCCCCGGCCCCCATGTCAGATTAAACAATGATTAATTCACAAGTAGAAAGAAAGCAGCTATATTTATCACGGAGTATTTGATAAGTTTTAATGAGTGTACCATACCTTACTGTTTGCATCAGGAGCAAATTTATCTGCGATAACCACATCTGTAGGTAACAATAGACTGACACCCTTGGCTTTAGCCTTCTCAAGGAGTGATGTAGCAAGACCTAGTTTGTCTTCTTCCACAAGAGATGATCCCACTGAAAGACCTTGAGCCTTGTAGAACGTGAAGATCATACCTCCTCCCAGAAGCAAGATAtcacatttctccaaaagggaCTCAATCACTCCAATCTTGGAAGAAACCTTTGAACCCCCAACAATAGCAGCAAATGGCCTCTTTGGGGTTGACACTGCACCAACCAGATAATCCAACTCctgtaaaagaaaacaaaaataaattgagAGTGGAAACAGATATAATAGACT
This portion of the Ipomoea triloba cultivar NCNSP0323 chromosome 5, ASM357664v1 genome encodes:
- the LOC116019127 gene encoding phosphoglycerate kinase, cytosolic, with translation MATKKSVGSLKEADLKGKRIFVRVDLNVPLDENLKITDDTRVRAAVPTIKYLVQHGARVILSSHLGRPKGVTPKYSLKPLVPRLSELLGIEVKMANDCIGEEVVKMVAELPDGGVLLLENVRFYKEEEKNDPEFAKKLASLADLYVNDAFGTAHRAHASTEGVAKYLKPAVAGFLMQKELDYLVGAVSNPKKPFAAIVGGSKVSTKIAVIESLLEKVDLLLLGGGMIFTFYKAQGYQVGSSLLEEDKLGLATSLIEKAKTKGVSLLLPTDVVVADKFAADANSKVVKASEIPDGWMGLDVGPDTIKSFGEALDTTKTIIWNGPMGVFEFDKFAAGTEAIAKKLAELSEKGVTTIIGGGDSVAAVEKVGLAEKMSHISTGGGASLELLEGKVLPGVLALDEA